Proteins found in one Mycteria americana isolate JAX WOST 10 ecotype Jacksonville Zoo and Gardens chromosome 8, USCA_MyAme_1.0, whole genome shotgun sequence genomic segment:
- the MXD3 gene encoding max dimerization protein 3 isoform X1: MSARLAPPRPPAAMEPAATSIQVLLQAAEFLERRERGAAGPRYPPGLAEAEHGYASLCPARSRRAVGSVRSVHNALEKHRRAQLRCCLERLKQQVPVGVGPARPTTLSLLHRARLHIQRLEEQELRARRAKDRLRNRQRSLRQRLEWLLSLAGGERARADSLDSSQLSEPSEGEDVEIEVDGVVFGGDLLPGFGTGRDHSYSSSHGPAS; encoded by the exons ATGAGCGCGCGgctcgccccgccgcgcccgcccgccgccatggAGCCGGCGGCCACCAGCATCCAGGTGCTGCTGCAGGCGGCCGAGTTCCTggagcggcgggagcgcggggcggccggTCCCCGGTACCCGCCGGGCCTGGCCGAGGCCGAGCACGGCTACGCCTCGCTCTGCCCTGCGCGGTCCCGCCGGGCCGTGGGCAGCGTCAG GTCGGTGCACAACGCGCTGGAGAAGCAcag GAGAGCCCAGCTCCGGTGCTGCCTGGAGCGGCTGAAGCAGCAGGTGCCGGTGGGCGTGGGGCCGGCCCGTCCCACCACGCTGAGCCTCCTGCACCGTGCCCGGCTTCACATCCAG aggctggaggagcaggagctgaggGCACGGAGGGCCAAGGACCGGCTGCGTAACCGTCAGCGGAGCCTGCGGCAGCGGCTGGAATGGCTGCTCTCGCTTGCCGGTGGGGAGCGGGCTCGGGCTGACAGCTTAGACTCATCCCAGCTCTCGGAGCCCTCTGAGGGAG AGGATGTGGAGATAGAGGTGGATGGCGTGGTATTTGGCGGGGACCTGCTGCCTGGCTTCGGCACCGGGAGGGACCACAGCTACTCCAGCTCCCACGGCCCTGCGTCCTGA
- the MXD3 gene encoding max dimerization protein 3 isoform X2, with product MEPAATSIQVLLQAAEFLERRERGAAGPRYPPGLAEAEHGYASLCPARSRRAVGSVRRAQLRCCLERLKQQVPVGVGPARPTTLSLLHRARLHIQRLEEQELRARRAKDRLRNRQRSLRQRLEWLLSLAGGERARADSLDSSQLSEPSEGEDVEIEVDGVVFGGDLLPGFGTGRDHSYSSSHGPAS from the exons atggAGCCGGCGGCCACCAGCATCCAGGTGCTGCTGCAGGCGGCCGAGTTCCTggagcggcgggagcgcggggcggccggTCCCCGGTACCCGCCGGGCCTGGCCGAGGCCGAGCACGGCTACGCCTCGCTCTGCCCTGCGCGGTCCCGCCGGGCCGTGGGCAGCGTCAG GAGAGCCCAGCTCCGGTGCTGCCTGGAGCGGCTGAAGCAGCAGGTGCCGGTGGGCGTGGGGCCGGCCCGTCCCACCACGCTGAGCCTCCTGCACCGTGCCCGGCTTCACATCCAG aggctggaggagcaggagctgaggGCACGGAGGGCCAAGGACCGGCTGCGTAACCGTCAGCGGAGCCTGCGGCAGCGGCTGGAATGGCTGCTCTCGCTTGCCGGTGGGGAGCGGGCTCGGGCTGACAGCTTAGACTCATCCCAGCTCTCGGAGCCCTCTGAGGGAG AGGATGTGGAGATAGAGGTGGATGGCGTGGTATTTGGCGGGGACCTGCTGCCTGGCTTCGGCACCGGGAGGGACCACAGCTACTCCAGCTCCCACGGCCCTGCGTCCTGA